The Pueribacillus theae genome includes the window AATGAGAAAGGGTTAAGAGGTGATTTCATGTTAAAGGCAAAAACGAAATGGAGATTAAAAAAGGCATCCGAACAAGCTGTTTTTGATTTACAAAGCAAGCTGTCAATTAGTGAATTAACAGCAAAATTGCTTGTCACGCGAGGCATTGTCACGGAAGAAGATGCGAGAAATTTTTTGGATGTTGACGCAGCACAGTTTTATGATCCTTTTTTACTTGATGGAATGGACAAGACAGTTGCAAGAATAAAGCAGGCAGTAGAGAATCGAGAGAGGATTCTTATATTTGGTGACTATGACGCTGATGGGGTAACGAGCACATCTTTGCTTGTTTATACGCTAAGAAAATTGAAAGCGGATTTTTTTACATATATTCCGAACCGGTTTACAGAAGGATATGGGCCGAACGAAGCTGCCTTTCGCTGGGCAAAGCAGCAAGGAGTCAACTTGATTGTTACGGTTGATACAGGGATTTCCGCTGTTTATGAAGCTGAAGTGGCTTTGATGCTCGGCATCGATTTGGTCATTACTGACCATCACGAGCCTCCGCCGAAGCTCCCGGAAGCTTATGCCATCGTCAATCCAAAAAAGCCCGGCTGTTCTTATCCTTTTAAAGGGCTCGCCGGGGTTGGTGTTGCGTTTAAAGTGGCGCATGCCCTTTTAGGTGAATTGCCAAGAGATATGCTAGATTTGGCGGCGATTGGCACAGTTGCTGATTTAGTCCCGATGAAGGATGAAAATCGGAAAATTGTTTCAGAAGGCATAAAATTAATTGGTAAACGCAAAAAGCCCGGAATTGATGCGCTTCTGAAAGTGTCCGGCATACAAGGAAATGAAATCAATGAAGAACTAATTGGGTTCGCGATTGGGCCAAGATTGAATGCCGCAGGCAGGCTTGATTCGGCGGAACCTGCATTAAATCTACTAATCTCGGAAGATGAAGAAGAAGCTCAGATGTACGCAGAAGAAATTGATCGCCTAAATAAAGAAAGGCAAGAAATTGTCAATGTCATAACGAAGCAAGCAATGGAATTGGTAGAGAAACAAAACCAACTGGGTAGAGTCATTGTTGTAGCAGGAGAGGGCTGGAATTCCGGCATTGTCGGCATTGTCGCATCAAGGCTTGTTGAACGGTATTACCGCCCGGCGATCGTCCTGGCAATTGAACCGGAAACTGGTGAGGCGAAAGGTTCAGCAAGAAGCATCCCCGCTTTCGATTTATATGCAAATCTTTCTGAGTGCAGAGATATTTTGCCCCAATTCGGCGGGCATCAAATGGCGGCAGGCCTTACTATTGCAACAGAAGATATTGATGAATTAAGCCGTCGCCTTAACGAAAAAGCCCATCAACAATTAACGGAGGACGATTTTACACCGATATCGGAGATCGATGCTGTATGCCATATAGAGAATACAACAATTGACACCATTGAGGAAATAGCAAGGCTTCAACCTTTCGGTACGGACAACCCTGCGCCCAAATTTTTATTTGAAAACAAGCAGCTCTCCCAATTGAAAAAAATCGGCAGCAAGGAAAATCATCTGAAATTCCAATTAAAAGAAAATGGGGCAACGCTTGACGGGATTGGTTTTCATTTTGGCCACCTTTTTAATGAAATAAATCAAGGCTCGGCAGTGTCTGTTGTAGGAGAGCTATCGATAAATGAATGGAACGGTTTCAGGAAACCGCAGCTCATGTTGCTGGATATGAGTGTGAATGAATGGCAATTATTTGATTTAAGGGGAAAAAGAAAGATTCATAGCGAGCTTGGCAAACTACCGGCTGAGAACATTCAACTCGTTTATTTTAGGGAAGGCACGCTGGACGTTTTACAGTTAAACGATTGGAGGCAACATGCATATAATCCTATTAAGGATGAAGGCAGCTATGAACGGGAAAAGCCTTTCTTGTTCATTTTGGATTTGCCCTACGATTTGCAGCATTTCAAAGACTGGTATGAAACGACACAACCTGAACGCACGTATGTTGTTTTTTTCAATACGGAGAATCATTTTTTCGATTCAGTGCCATCGCGTGAACAATTTAAGTTTTATTATGCTTTTCTAATGAAACAAAAAACATTTTCGTTGCATCAAGCAGAGCGCTTAGCAAAGGCGAAGCGGCTGTCTATCGATTCGATTCACTTCATGTCAAAAGTGTTTTCAGAACTTAATTTTGTTACAATAAAGAAGGATAATGTTTCATTCGTCACAAAACCGCTTAAAAGAGATTTGGCAGAATCAGAAACGTACACCCAAAAGTTAAAAATGATTGAGATTGAAAAGGCATTATTATACTCATCTTACGAAGAACTTAAATCCTTTTTGAAAAAAATAAACCATTGTTCATTTACTGAGGGGGCAAAAATTAATGGATTATAAGCCTTATATTACGATTATTAATGATTATCCAGAAAAGGGTGTTAAATTTAAGGATATTACGACATTGATGCAAAATGGAGAAGTGTATAAACAAGCGATTAACGATATTGTCCGTTATGCAAAAGACAAACAAGTTGATCTTATTGTGGGGCCTGAGGCGAGAGGATTCATCTTTGGCTGCCCTGTCGCATACGAACTCGGTGTAGGCTTTGCTCCTGTGAGGAAAGCCGGAAAGCTGCCAAGAGAAGTGGTTAGCGTTGATTACGGCCTTGAATATGGAAAAGGTGTGCTTACCATGCATAAAGATGCCATCAAGCCAGGCCAGAGAGTGCTCATCACCGATGACTTGCTTGCGACAGGCGGAACGATTGAAGCGACAATTAAACTTGTGGAAAGTCTTGGAGGAATTGTTGCAGGTATTGCTTTTTTAATAGAATTGGCTTATCTTAAAGGTAGAGGCAAACTTGATGGATACGATGTTTTTGTTCTAACAAAATATGAATAAAGATAAGTGCTCTTTCTAAAAAGGGCGCTTTTTATTTTACGGAGGAAAGGATAACTTTCCAGCGGGTCAGATTCCATCGAAATGCTTTACAGTTTGCCGCAATTTAACGATAATGATAAAAACGATAATATAAAGGTGATTTAATGTGACAATCGATCACGTACTAGAGATGGCTAAAAATTATATGGCTGATGGCGAGATCGCTTTTTTGGAGAAAGCGTATTTATACGCGAAAGAAGCCCACTCTAACCAGTTTCGCAAGTCTGGGGAGCCATATATTAATCATCCTGTTGAAGTTGCAGGAATATTAGTTGAACTTGGGATGGATTATATTACGACAGCCGCTGGGTTTCTTCATGATGTCGTCGAGGATACCGATGTCACCCTTGATGATTTAAAGGAGGAGTTTGGTGAAGAAATTGCCGATTTGGTTGACGGCGTCACCAAACTAAAGAAAATAAAATTTAAATCAAAGCAGCAGCAACAAGCAGAAAACCATCGAAAAATGCTTGTCGCAATGGCGCAGGATATCCGCTGCATTCTTATAAAACTCGCAGATCGCCTTCATAATATACGGACATTAAAATATATGTCAAAGGAGAAACAAATCGAGAAAGCAAATGAAACGATTGAAATTTTCGCTCCTCTTGCACACCGCCTCGGAATCTCAACAATTAAATGGGAGCTGGAGGATATTTCTCTTCGTTATTTAAATCCGCAGCAATATTATCGGATTGTAAACTTGATGCAAAAACGCAGAGCGGAAAGGGAACGAAATGTTGAAGAGATAAAAGCTGAGATTAAACGCCAGCTTGATTCGGTATCCATTAAAGCGGAAATTTCAGGCAGACCCAAGCATATCTACAGTATTTATCGAAAAATGGTGCTGCAGAAAAAACAGTTTTCTGAAATCTATGATTTGCTTGCAGTAAGAGTGATTGTCAACAGTATTCGCGATTGCTATGCAGCCCTTGGCATTATCCATACGTGCTGGAAGCCGCTCCCTGGCCGTTTCAAAGATTATATTGCGATGCCTAAAGCGAACATGTATCAATCACTGCACACAACCGTCATTGGCCCGAAAGGGGATCCAGTTGAAGTTCAAATCAGGACAAAAGACATGCATAATGTCGCGGAATACGGGATTGCTGCGCATTGGGCGTACAAGGAGGGCAAAAAGAACCCGCAAACAGCATTCGAGAAAAAACTAACTTGGTTTAGAGAAATTTTAGAATGGCAAAATGACGCGAATGACGCGGAAGAATTTGTGGAATCCCTAAAAATGGATTTGTTTAGCGATACTGTGCTTGTCTTCACGCCAAAAGGCGATGTTATCGAACTTCCGGCAGGTTCCATTCCGATCGATTTTGCATACCGAATTCATACAGAAATCGGCAACAAAACAATCGGTGCCAAAGTAAACAGTAAAATGGTGCCGCTGGATTATAAATTAAAAACAGGGGACATTGTTGAAATTATTACGTCCAAACATTCCTATGGGCCAAGCAGAGATTGGTTGAAACTAACGAAAAGTTCGCAGGCAAAAAACAAAATTAAGCAGTGGTTTAAAAAAGAGAAGCGTGAAGAAAATATTGCGAAAGGGAAAGAGCTCGTTGAAAAAGAAGTGAAGCAGCACGGTTTTGAAGAAAAGCTCGTATTCACTCCGGAAAATCTGAAAAACACTGCAAATAAATTTAATTTTACCAATGAAGATGATATGTATGCTGCTGTCGGATTTAGCGGCATTACCGCAGCGCAAATTGCTACACGGCTTACTGACAAATTAAGAAAACAAAAAGATGAAAATACGGACAATGAGTCATTAATTGAATCGATCGCAGAATCAAAGCCTCAAGCTAAACATCGGAAAACAGATACCGGTGTAAGAGTAAAAGGCGTAGACAATATGCTTATTCGATTATCGAAATGCTGCAATCCTGTGCCTGGCGATGAAATTGTCGGATTTATTACAAAAGGCCGCGGTGTTTCCATACACAGAGTCGATTGTCCCAACCTCAAAACAGACGATGCAAAACAGAGGCTGCTCGAAGTGGAATGGCAAGGCGATGGCGAAAATAATAAAAGCTACCATGTTGACATCGAAATTACAGGATATGATCGTAGAGGTTTACTGAACGAAGTACTTCAAGCTGTAGCTGAAACGAAAACAGACATTCAGACTGTAACAGGAAGAACAGACCGGAATAAATTGGCGACGGTGAACATGACAATTTTGATTCACAATGTAAACCACCTTCACAAAATTGTCGAGCGGATTAAGAGAATACACGATATTTATTCGGTTCGAAGAGTGATGCAATGATGGGAGCTAGATAAGGTGAAAGTTGTATTACAGCGTGCAAAAAACGCATCAGTTGCAGTGGGTGGAAACATTGTCGGAAAGATCGATTACGGTGTCGTACTTTTAGTGGGAATTACGCATGATGATGATGTAGAAGACGCCGCATATCTTGCGGATAAAATCGTGAACCTGCGCATTTTTGAAGACGAGGAAGGGAAAATGAACCGCTCCTTGCTTGACGTTGAAGGAAAAATATTATCTGTTTCCCAGTTTACGCTTTATGGCGATACTCGAAAGGGACGCCGGCCAAGCTTTATTAATGCCGCAAAGCCAGATAAAGCAGAACCTCTTTACAATCAATTTAACCAATTATTGCGAGAAAAAGGCGTCGTTGTTGAGACAGGACAATTTGGCGCCATGATGGATGTTCACCTCACGAATGATGGGCCGGTTACTTTGATTTTGGAGTATTAGTATTAAATTCACACATGGGCATGTATAGCGTTAATAAAGTCTAGGGTGCCCATTAAATTCTAAAAAATCATTCAGTAAAAAACACGCAATCTCCAAAATATCTTTTGTACTTTAGTAATCAAACTACAAATAAAGATATAGGAGATGCGTGTATATATTGCATTTTATTTAAAATAATCACTTCGTACTTTTGACCCAATCAATGCCTTAATAAGCAACAAAGAGGGTGCAAACTCTCCTTTTTTTTAATATGAGAATAATTAAATTGGCTTAAGAAATCTAATTTTGTACTTAGATAGATCCTAAAATTAATTTTCTTCTAGAATACTTAATTTTTTAGGGTTTTCATTTGTTAAAAAACCAACGATTGCCTCAAAGCAAATTTTGCGATAAAAATCATGAAGTTGATCTCGATTAGGAAGTTTCTCATTATCTCTCATTAACCACTGTGTAAGACAACCGTCAATGATGGTTCGAATTGTGATTGCTGCGTTATCGATATCTTGCGAATAGAATACTCCTTCCTTAATTCCAAGAGATACAATCTCCCTTCCTATACTCCAACAATTTTCATAAAACTGATTATTAATTTCAAGATAGCGTGGATTATGTACTGCTTGAGCTAGAAAATCAAGATAAACTTTATAAACCCTTCTATTTCTTTTAGGAGTTGAAAATGTACTTAACATATATGTCCTAAGCTTATTCATTGCTGTTGTCTCTTTGCTGATTGCAGTATGATCATCATGATAAATTTTATTTGTTACCCATTCAAGCGTTTGATATAAAACATCATCCTTGTTTTTAAAGTAGTAATTTGTAACTCCCTTACTTACTCCAGCGTAATCAGAAATATCTTGTAATGTTACTGCACTAAAACCTTTAACTGAAAGAGCTTGATATGTTGCTCTAAGGAGCTGTTCTTTTCTTTTACTGGCATTTTTATTCATTTTAATCATTTGACCTCCTATGGCTTTTAAAAAATACTGAATGGATATTTTGAAATTCATTTAAATATTATTTTACTATGGTTTTATAAAATAAACTAATAAAAAATATTATCCGGTCATTTATTAGGGTAAAAATATATTGACCGGATAATATATATATATTATTATGAATTATATAATTTGAATGGATACTCAATTGTATTTTTAGTTGAATAGGAGGAGAGGTAAAATTGATAGAAAGAGTTTGGCATAAAAATTATCCGCCTACAGTTAGAAAATATTTAAATGAGCCAGATAGAACTTTAACGGAAATTATAAAAGAGAATGCTGAGAAGTTTAGTGATAGAGTTGCTATAAAGTCTTTTGATATGACAATTAATTACAAGCAACTGGTAGAAAAAATAAATAAGCTATCAAACTCTTTAGAAGATTTGGGTGTTTCGAAAGGTGACCGAGTAGCTCTAATGATGCAGAACAGCGTAGAGTACATAATAAGCTATTGTGCAATTTTAAACATTGGTGCTACTGCCGTACCCATTAATCCTTTGTATAAAGGCCGTGATATTTCTTATCGGATTAATGATTCTGGAACAAATATTTTAATTATAGAAAAAGAGCTTGTTGAACGTTTTAAAAAAATTCAAAACGAAACTAAGATACATAAAATGATTGTGACAAAAATAAAAAAAAGAATTGAAAATTTTACTAAAAGTATTGAGTTAAACGAATCAATTACTATTTATTCTTTTGATACATTGTTAAGCATCTATTCATCTAATTTTATGGAATCCTCTATTAAAATGGATGATGTTGCTTTATTAGCTTATACAGGAGGGACAACAGGTGTATCAAAAGGGGCAATGCTTACACATAAAAATATGATGGCAAGTGTTTGGCAAATGTTTGAATGGTATGTAGGTTTGGAAAAAGGGAAGGAAGTCGTTCCATTAATTTTACCTACCTCGCATATCACTGGTTTGAATTGTGTTATGAATCTCGCTCTTGCAACTGCGCAGACAATCATTGTTAAACCGCGTTTTAGCGCAACTGATATTTTAGAGACTGTAGAAAAAGAGCGCGTAACAATGTTATGCATGGTTCCGACTTTATATGTAGAGCTCATTAATCATCCTGATTTACCGAAATACAATCTTAAATCACTGAAAATATGTACAAGTGGAGGTGCTCCAACACCTATAGAAGTCCAAAAACAATTCGAAAGAATCACCGGTAGTAACCTTACAGAAGCATTTGGGTTGACAGAATGCTCTCCTGGTGTTTGTTTAACCCCGGTTGGGGGGGAGAAAAGAGATAGAAGTATTGGACTTCCACTTCCGGATACAGATTGCAAGATTGTTGATCTTGAAACCGGGACAAAAGAGGTTCCTGTAGGTGAGATTGGTGAATTGATTGTTCAAGGTCCTCAAGTTATGAAAGGTTATTGGAATAAACCTGAAGAAAATAAGATCACATTACGCAATGGATGGTTATATACGGGAGATGTTGTTTATAGAGATGAGGACGGTTTTTTTTACGTTGCTGATCGTAAAAAGGATGTAATCGTAACGGGTGGATATAATGTTTATCCTAGAGAAGTGGAAGAGATTCTATATGAAATTCCTGGCATAAAAGAAAGCGCTGTCATTGGAATCCCCCATGATTATTACGGAGAAACGGTAAAAGCTGTTGTTGCACTTAAAGAGGATCACAACATAACAGAAGATGATGTTATTAATTTTTGCAAGCAACGTTTGACAACTTATAAATGTCCCACAGTTATAGAAATTAGAGATGAGTTGCCAAAGTCTCCGGCAGGAAAAATTCTCCGAAGAGAGTTAAGACTACAGAAAACGAATTAATATAAAGAAAATTAGAAACCGTAAAGCAACTTAACTTGTCATGAATTGTAAAATTTATGAGGAGTTTTATTATGGCCAGATAAACAAATTACAATTGTGAATATTTAAATAAAATAAATAGTAAAGTTGTTT containing:
- the recJ gene encoding single-stranded-DNA-specific exonuclease RecJ yields the protein MLKAKTKWRLKKASEQAVFDLQSKLSISELTAKLLVTRGIVTEEDARNFLDVDAAQFYDPFLLDGMDKTVARIKQAVENRERILIFGDYDADGVTSTSLLVYTLRKLKADFFTYIPNRFTEGYGPNEAAFRWAKQQGVNLIVTVDTGISAVYEAEVALMLGIDLVITDHHEPPPKLPEAYAIVNPKKPGCSYPFKGLAGVGVAFKVAHALLGELPRDMLDLAAIGTVADLVPMKDENRKIVSEGIKLIGKRKKPGIDALLKVSGIQGNEINEELIGFAIGPRLNAAGRLDSAEPALNLLISEDEEEAQMYAEEIDRLNKERQEIVNVITKQAMELVEKQNQLGRVIVVAGEGWNSGIVGIVASRLVERYYRPAIVLAIEPETGEAKGSARSIPAFDLYANLSECRDILPQFGGHQMAAGLTIATEDIDELSRRLNEKAHQQLTEDDFTPISEIDAVCHIENTTIDTIEEIARLQPFGTDNPAPKFLFENKQLSQLKKIGSKENHLKFQLKENGATLDGIGFHFGHLFNEINQGSAVSVVGELSINEWNGFRKPQLMLLDMSVNEWQLFDLRGKRKIHSELGKLPAENIQLVYFREGTLDVLQLNDWRQHAYNPIKDEGSYEREKPFLFILDLPYDLQHFKDWYETTQPERTYVVFFNTENHFFDSVPSREQFKFYYAFLMKQKTFSLHQAERLAKAKRLSIDSIHFMSKVFSELNFVTIKKDNVSFVTKPLKRDLAESETYTQKLKMIEIEKALLYSSYEELKSFLKKINHCSFTEGAKINGL
- a CDS encoding adenine phosphoribosyltransferase, encoding MDYKPYITIINDYPEKGVKFKDITTLMQNGEVYKQAINDIVRYAKDKQVDLIVGPEARGFIFGCPVAYELGVGFAPVRKAGKLPREVVSVDYGLEYGKGVLTMHKDAIKPGQRVLITDDLLATGGTIEATIKLVESLGGIVAGIAFLIELAYLKGRGKLDGYDVFVLTKYE
- a CDS encoding RelA/SpoT family protein — encoded protein: MAKNYMADGEIAFLEKAYLYAKEAHSNQFRKSGEPYINHPVEVAGILVELGMDYITTAAGFLHDVVEDTDVTLDDLKEEFGEEIADLVDGVTKLKKIKFKSKQQQQAENHRKMLVAMAQDIRCILIKLADRLHNIRTLKYMSKEKQIEKANETIEIFAPLAHRLGISTIKWELEDISLRYLNPQQYYRIVNLMQKRRAERERNVEEIKAEIKRQLDSVSIKAEISGRPKHIYSIYRKMVLQKKQFSEIYDLLAVRVIVNSIRDCYAALGIIHTCWKPLPGRFKDYIAMPKANMYQSLHTTVIGPKGDPVEVQIRTKDMHNVAEYGIAAHWAYKEGKKNPQTAFEKKLTWFREILEWQNDANDAEEFVESLKMDLFSDTVLVFTPKGDVIELPAGSIPIDFAYRIHTEIGNKTIGAKVNSKMVPLDYKLKTGDIVEIITSKHSYGPSRDWLKLTKSSQAKNKIKQWFKKEKREENIAKGKELVEKEVKQHGFEEKLVFTPENLKNTANKFNFTNEDDMYAAVGFSGITAAQIATRLTDKLRKQKDENTDNESLIESIAESKPQAKHRKTDTGVRVKGVDNMLIRLSKCCNPVPGDEIVGFITKGRGVSIHRVDCPNLKTDDAKQRLLEVEWQGDGENNKSYHVDIEITGYDRRGLLNEVLQAVAETKTDIQTVTGRTDRNKLATVNMTILIHNVNHLHKIVERIKRIHDIYSVRRVMQ
- the dtd gene encoding D-aminoacyl-tRNA deacylase, which gives rise to MKVVLQRAKNASVAVGGNIVGKIDYGVVLLVGITHDDDVEDAAYLADKIVNLRIFEDEEGKMNRSLLDVEGKILSVSQFTLYGDTRKGRRPSFINAAKPDKAEPLYNQFNQLLREKGVVVETGQFGAMMDVHLTNDGPVTLILEY
- a CDS encoding TetR/AcrR family transcriptional regulator — translated: MIKMNKNASKRKEQLLRATYQALSVKGFSAVTLQDISDYAGVSKGVTNYYFKNKDDVLYQTLEWVTNKIYHDDHTAISKETTAMNKLRTYMLSTFSTPKRNRRVYKVYLDFLAQAVHNPRYLEINNQFYENCWSIGREIVSLGIKEGVFYSQDIDNAAITIRTIIDGCLTQWLMRDNEKLPNRDQLHDFYRKICFEAIVGFLTNENPKKLSILEEN
- a CDS encoding long-chain-fatty-acid--CoA ligase; the protein is MIERVWHKNYPPTVRKYLNEPDRTLTEIIKENAEKFSDRVAIKSFDMTINYKQLVEKINKLSNSLEDLGVSKGDRVALMMQNSVEYIISYCAILNIGATAVPINPLYKGRDISYRINDSGTNILIIEKELVERFKKIQNETKIHKMIVTKIKKRIENFTKSIELNESITIYSFDTLLSIYSSNFMESSIKMDDVALLAYTGGTTGVSKGAMLTHKNMMASVWQMFEWYVGLEKGKEVVPLILPTSHITGLNCVMNLALATAQTIIVKPRFSATDILETVEKERVTMLCMVPTLYVELINHPDLPKYNLKSLKICTSGGAPTPIEVQKQFERITGSNLTEAFGLTECSPGVCLTPVGGEKRDRSIGLPLPDTDCKIVDLETGTKEVPVGEIGELIVQGPQVMKGYWNKPEENKITLRNGWLYTGDVVYRDEDGFFYVADRKKDVIVTGGYNVYPREVEEILYEIPGIKESAVIGIPHDYYGETVKAVVALKEDHNITEDDVINFCKQRLTTYKCPTVIEIRDELPKSPAGKILRRELRLQKTN